The following proteins are encoded in a genomic region of Streptomyces collinus Tu 365:
- a CDS encoding sensor histidine kinase → MVSVQKPPGGRERPYARVLLLPAIVMAAAAGAAVALVPAPARIAVGGCGAVALLLVLATGAEAVRRGRALREAQAEHARHAAYLERRLADHDADIVRLGTDVLSLGLRRLRAGEPLREVMRKVVDLDPELRHMPDSQRTLLRNALRGADHEISMRDATERSFVSIARRVQAIVHQQANELREMEEDHGRNPEVFDDLLRIDHGTALIGRLADSISVLGGGRPGRQWPLPVSLYSVLRGAMSRILEYRRIELNSIVNINIKGTSVEPIIHAAAELLDNATRYSPPSTKVHVTAAEVQSGLVIEIEDAGVSLSEESRARIEKAITDAMAGDDAENLGSTPRLGLAVVGRLCKAFDMQVSLRASAYGGVRAILVVPRGMTTTEPGVGAAHGIGATAVPQPELGAVEGPKRPPKKRRPTSPRIPAGISMEDDVPEVTEWTAGGLPQRRSRVKTPLHQRIAEQAAIERAEREGRPTIWSQPRPEPEPEIDPERQKLRDRPPGMWVDAFWDGLRKGMPEDATAAELTDFTRNPTAYLHLLNDSDPAPAATTEADDEGDLK, encoded by the coding sequence ATGGTGAGTGTTCAGAAGCCTCCCGGTGGCCGTGAACGTCCCTACGCGCGTGTGCTGTTGCTGCCGGCCATAGTGATGGCCGCGGCGGCCGGGGCCGCGGTCGCCCTGGTCCCGGCGCCGGCCCGGATCGCCGTCGGCGGGTGCGGGGCCGTGGCCCTGCTGCTGGTCCTCGCCACGGGCGCCGAAGCCGTCCGCCGCGGACGGGCGCTGCGCGAGGCACAGGCCGAGCACGCCCGTCACGCCGCGTATCTGGAACGCCGTCTCGCCGATCACGACGCGGACATCGTCCGCCTCGGCACCGATGTCCTCTCCCTCGGACTGCGCCGGCTGCGGGCCGGGGAACCGCTGCGGGAGGTGATGCGCAAGGTCGTCGACCTCGACCCCGAACTGCGCCACATGCCCGACTCCCAGCGCACCCTGCTGCGCAACGCGCTGCGCGGCGCCGACCACGAGATCTCGATGCGCGACGCCACCGAGCGCTCCTTCGTCAGCATCGCCCGCCGCGTCCAGGCCATCGTCCACCAGCAGGCCAACGAACTGCGGGAGATGGAGGAGGACCACGGCCGCAACCCCGAGGTCTTCGACGACCTGCTGCGCATCGACCACGGCACCGCGCTGATCGGCCGCCTCGCCGACTCCATCTCGGTGCTCGGCGGCGGCCGCCCCGGCCGTCAGTGGCCGCTGCCCGTGTCGCTGTACAGCGTGCTGCGCGGCGCCATGTCCCGGATCCTGGAGTACCGGCGCATCGAGCTGAACTCCATCGTCAACATCAACATCAAGGGCACCTCCGTCGAGCCGATCATCCACGCGGCCGCCGAACTCCTCGACAACGCCACCCGCTACTCGCCGCCGTCCACCAAGGTGCACGTCACCGCCGCCGAGGTGCAGAGCGGCCTCGTCATCGAGATCGAGGACGCGGGCGTCAGCCTGAGCGAGGAGTCCCGGGCCCGGATCGAGAAGGCGATCACGGACGCCATGGCGGGCGACGACGCGGAGAACCTGGGCTCCACCCCGCGCCTCGGCCTCGCCGTCGTCGGCCGCCTCTGCAAGGCCTTCGACATGCAGGTCTCGCTGCGCGCCTCCGCGTACGGCGGCGTACGGGCGATCCTCGTCGTCCCGCGCGGCATGACCACCACCGAGCCCGGTGTCGGCGCCGCCCACGGCATCGGCGCCACCGCCGTGCCGCAGCCCGAACTCGGCGCCGTCGAGGGCCCGAAGCGCCCGCCCAAGAAGCGCCGCCCCACCAGTCCCCGGATCCCCGCCGGTATCTCGATGGAGGACGACGTCCCCGAGGTCACCGAGTGGACGGCGGGCGGTCTGCCCCAGCGCCGCAGCCGGGTGAAGACCCCGCTCCACCAGCGGATCGCCGAGCAGGCCGCCATCGAGCGCGCCGAGCGCGAGGGCAGGCCGACCATCTGGTCCCAGCCCCGGCCCGAACCGGAGCCCGAGATCGACCCCGAGCGCCAGAAGCTCCGGGACCGGCCGCCCGGCATGTGGGTCGACGCCTTCTGGGACGGCCTGCGCAAGGGCATGCCGGAGGACGCCACCGCGGCCGAACTCACCGACTTCACGCGGAACCCGACCGCGTACCTGCACCTGCTCAACGATTCGGACCCGGCCCCCGCGGCCACCACCGAGGCCGACGACGAGGGAGACCTCAAGTGA